A region from the Vibrio navarrensis genome encodes:
- the rpsB gene encoding 30S ribosomal protein S2 — protein MATVSMRDMLKAGVHFGHQTRYWNPKMKPFIFGARNRVHIINLEKTVPMFNEALAELVKVGEKKGKVLFVGTKRAASEAVKEAAIASNQYYVNNRWLGGMLTNYKTVRQSIKRLKELEVQSTDGTFDKLTKKEALMRTREMEKLEKSLGGIKDMGGLPDALFVIDADHEHIAIKEANNLGIPVYAVVDTNSSPDGVDYIIPGNDDAIRAVQLYLNAAATSLTEGRNKDVAAVAEKDGFVEAE, from the coding sequence ATGGCAACTGTATCAATGCGCGACATGCTGAAAGCGGGTGTTCACTTCGGTCACCAAACTCGTTACTGGAACCCAAAAATGAAGCCATTCATTTTCGGCGCACGTAACCGCGTTCACATCATCAACCTAGAAAAAACGGTACCAATGTTCAACGAAGCACTAGCTGAGCTAGTAAAAGTTGGCGAGAAGAAAGGTAAAGTTCTTTTCGTAGGTACTAAACGCGCTGCATCTGAAGCTGTTAAAGAAGCTGCTATCGCTAGCAACCAGTACTACGTAAACAACCGTTGGTTGGGTGGTATGCTGACTAACTACAAAACTGTACGTCAGTCAATCAAGCGTCTGAAAGAGCTAGAAGTTCAATCAACTGATGGTACTTTCGACAAGCTAACTAAGAAAGAAGCTCTAATGCGCACTCGTGAAATGGAGAAGCTTGAGAAATCTCTTGGTGGTATCAAAGATATGGGCGGTCTACCAGACGCTTTATTCGTAATCGACGCTGATCACGAGCACATCGCAATCAAAGAAGCGAACAACCTGGGTATTCCAGTATACGCAGTAGTAGATACTAACTCTAGCCCAGACGGCGTTGACTACATCATCCCAGGCAACGACGACGCAATCCGTGCAGTTCAACTATACCTGAACGCAGCGGCAACTTCTCTTACTGAAGGCCGTAACAAAGACGTAGCAGCAGTAGCTGAAAAAGACGGTTTTGTAGAAGCTGAATAA